The Drosophila innubila isolate TH190305 chromosome 3R unlocalized genomic scaffold, UK_Dinn_1.0 2_E_3R, whole genome shotgun sequence genome has a segment encoding these proteins:
- the LOC117791980 gene encoding adhesion G-protein coupled receptor G7-like has protein sequence MNFVFAATLLALAMTLTITIGSTESSESDEELDDCPKQQLLCRLQGNRSKPERCLDKRFRSDTAGLVYCNSMHCKPEEFQHDYIVRNHDQTPHKNKWKRARIGESATLHDVCLRRNGLPVTRKCQVKDMRAQWEPIDQWSRVVCMRRFRQHSISVDLNSLHDDILEGKRLTNNTQGRRSTTALMRNMFQQHDRTVLPADIHLTGQVFSELMEQPKDGALSVDLVCICREIMSSDEKVLRLSAELNATNSLLNKFEDYMDALSQQFVPRESCGKSAIQAASIFGESAEAGVEIVNYANIGVRALISSNLSVFYVNPSCENITGLAIYSVPAPDRKHSDSGFWYRFLYSSESVDKLRREWDLEVATYLPDQLWRQLKNKGASYLILKIYGHDGLFVETSQQRSRRPRSKVLSISIPGLEAVTLPQALPILLRNENHRQPDERARISGSGCGYWNYQTWLSDGITTSDAADMLRDPIIVCQTRHLTQFSFLVGGSYRTDDLGNEVLVSPIKERVLDIISIVGCSLSLFGVFGIFLTAAVFKSFRSQASTKVLMHLCLAMTLQMVLFVFINTDDISEQLVTQGYITPCVVLGALLQYSILVLFCWMLIIAFLQFQRYVTVIGIERPKHYILKAALVAWLLPLFPTLLVACIDPQSYLPSKFQLDTDTGICYPSGYGLTFGVVLPVTLITVANLVIFVYVFYSISHSLSQSIHRAERKLVSKQIRLSILLFFLLGLSWIFGIFAFMQAGVAFSYLFCLTATMQGFVLFIYFVVLDEVNRKAWLGLIWPTKMKMDVQKRTTELQSMTTSSTNYSGRSVH, from the exons ATGAATTTTGTGTTTGCCGCGACGCTGTTGGCATTGGCCATGACCTTGACAATCACAATCGGAAGCACCGAGAGCAGTGAAAGCGACGAGGAACTGGACGACTGTCCAAAGCAACAACTGCTCTGCCGGCTACAAGGAAACAGAAGTAAACCAGAGCGTTGTCTCGACAAGCGATTCAGATCAGACACAGCTGGTCTGGTCTACTGCAATTCAATGCACTGTAAGCCAGAAGAATTCCAGCATGATTATATTGTGCGCAATCACGACCAGACGccgcacaaaaacaaatggaaaCGGGCCAGGATTGGCGAGTCAGCCACTCTACACGATGTCTGTCTGCGTCGGAACGGTCTTCCCGTGACCCGCAAGTGTCAGGTGAAGGATATGCGTGCCCAGTGGGAGCCCATTGATCAATGGTCGCGAGTGGTTTGTATGCGACGCTTCCGACAGCATTCAATCAGTGTTGATCTAAATAGTCTACATGATGACATCTTGGAGGGCAAGCGACTTACCAACAATACTCAGGGACGTCGCAGTACGACGGCTCTTATGAGAAACATGTTTCAACAGCATGATAGGACAGTTCTTCCAGCTGATATCCATTTGACTGGCCAGGTGTTCAGTGAACTCATGGAGCAGCCCAAAGATGGAGCTTTAAGTGTTGATCTGGTCTGCATTTGTCGCGAGATCATGTCCAGTGATGAAAAAGTTCTACGTTTATCAGCAGAACTCAATGCGACCAACTCCCTACTCAATAAATTTGAGGACTATATGGATGCACTATCTCAACAATTCGTGCCCAGAGAGAGCTGTGGCAAATCGGCTATTCAAGCGGCAAGTATATTTGGTGAATCAGCTGAAGCCGGTGTGGAAATTGTCAACTATGCGAATATTGGCGTGCGAGCTTTGATAAGCAGCAATCTGAGTGTATTCTATGTGAATCCCTCATGTGAAAACATTACTGGCTTGGCTATTTACTCCGTGCCAGCTCCAGACCGAAAGCATTCCGACAGTGGCTTCTGGTATCGGTTTCTTTACTCCAGCGAGAGCGTGGATAAGTTAAGACGGGAGTGGGATCTAGAGGTAGCGACTTACTTGCCAGATCAGTTGTGGCGACAGTTAAAGAACAAAGGCGCCTCCTACCTCATTCTCAAGATCTATGGCCATGATGGGCTCTTTGTGGAGACTTCACAGCAGCGTAGTCGACGACCACGCAGTAAAGTACTATCCATATCAATTCCCGGACTTGAAG CTGTGACTTTGCCCCAAGCACTTCCCATTCTGCTTCGCAATGAAAATCATCGACAGCCGGATGAGAGGGCGAGAATATCAGGCAGTGGCTGTGGCTATTGGAACTATCAGACCTGGCTGAGTGATGGAATAACGACCAGTGATGCAGCGGATATGCTACGGGATCCAATTATAGTCTGTCAAACGCGGCATCTGACGCAGTTCTCATTTCTGGTGGGCGGAAGCTATCGCACCGATGACCTGGGCAATGAGGTGCTGGTTAGTCCAATCAAAGAGCGAGTTCTCGATATCATATCCATTGTGGGCTGTTCCTTGTCCCTCTTTGGGGTGTTTGGCATCTTTCTGACGGCGGCTGTGTTCAAGAGTTTTCGCAGTCAGGCCTCCACCAAGGTTCTGATGCATCTCTGCCTGGCAATGACCCTGCAAATGGTGCTCTTTGTCTTCATCAACACGGACGACATTTCGGAGCAACTGGTTACGCAGGGTTATATCACTCCCTGTGTAGTACTAGGAGCTTTACTTCAGTACTCTATACTGGTACTATTCTGCTGGATGCTTATCATCGCCTTTCTGCAGTTCCAGCGCTATGTAACTGTGATTGGCATTGAGAGACCAAAGCACTATATACTGAAAGCAGCTTTAGTAGCTTGGTTGTTGCCTCTATTTCCCACTTTGCTGGTGGCCTGCATCGATCCGCAATCGTATCTGCCATCTAAGTTCCAACTTGATACAGACACGGGCATTTGTTATCCCTCTGGCTATGGACTCACTTTCGGGGTCGTACTACCAGTTACGCTTATAACGGTTGCCAACCTCGTCATCTTCGTCTATGTTTTCTACAGCATTTCCCATTCTCTCAGTCAGAGCATTCATCGAGCCGAGCGCAAGTTGGTCAGCAAGCAGATTCGCCTCTCAATTTTACTCTTCTTCCTGCTGGGTCTCTCCTGGATCTTTGGCATTTTTGCCTTCATGCAGGCAGGCGTCGCATTCTCCTATCTCTTCTGCCTCACGGCCACAATGCAGGGATTTGTTCTGTTCATCTACTTTGTTGTGCTTGATGAGGTCAATCGCAAGGCTTGGCTGGGACTGATTTGGCCAACCAAGATGAAAATGGATGTGCAGAAGCGTACGACGGAGCTGCAGTCGATGACTACAAGCTCAACCAACTACTCAGGCAGATCGGTGCATTAG